The nucleotide window TACTCTATAAACTTATCTCTTTTATAACAAATGCTACATCATTGAATATAATAGCATATAAAAATTTTTCTAGATCTAGACTATAGGAATAAATTTTGCTTAACTTGACCAGATTAGTTATTTTTGGTTTTAAAGAAATGTTACTTTATCATCTTGTTTTGGGCACACTCTAAGGTAGGAGGTTCATTTCCTAGCTCAAGGGTAGAGGGGTTGCCTTCAACGTCTCTATCTCATGGGGTTAAATCCTTGTCATAACTTATCTACATCTCTCTCATGCTGACTAAATTAACTACTCTAGCTCAACAAGCCGATGGTCGATACGCGGACTCTAATCAATTACAGTTTTTGCATGACTATTTCTCTGTCGCCTCTGTCAGATTAAGTGCTTATGAAAAAATTCGCGCGGCTCATGAGGAGATTATCCAACAAGTGCGACAATCTGTGAATAAGACACACCCCAATTTATTCCTACAAAACTCTAAGGATTTATGGGGAGTCTGTCACCGAGATATGAGCTATATTCTTCGTTATGTAAGCACAGTTGTTCTTATTGATGATCTTGAGCAGTTAAAAACCTTTTTGGTTTGGCACAGTAAGATTATGAAAGCATTTCGAGATCAATATCCGTCTCAAATTGCTTACTCATTGATGGAAAAAATTGTGACACAATTGCTCACTCCAGAAGAATCTACTTTAGTTAAACCGGCTTTCCAACTGGTTGGGGGATTTTTACAGTAAATTATTGATTTTTATCCTTAAAACGACTGTAGGGTGTGAAGCGCGTAGCGTAACGCACCTTCTTTAGTGAACACTTAACAGTGAACACTTAACAGTGGGACATTTTTATATTTATAGTAGGGTGTCAAGCGCAAGTGGTAGGTTGGATGAGAGTGGTTCTACAAGCTGAAGTATGCGTTCCTAAACCCCCCTGAGCTTTGTAGAATAAGAATTCTAGTTAGTTAATGTTAGAAACTAACTTTAACCGACGGCTGATATGACTTATAGGGATGAATAGCATACTTCAACCTGGAGAAGCAAAATAATTTAGCCCGCCAAGGCGGGCTTCGCTCGTGTAGCTGCACCCTTGAGGGTGGCAGTGTCCTTTGAAAATGAAACAGCCCTGCCTTAAAAAGGGGGGCAAATAGAGATCTTTTTTGTAGCAAGCACGATCGCAAAACGATATTACCCAAGAGTTTAAATTAGATTAAATAATTGAGTACAATAACAAGCAGGACTTTTAAAAAAACTTAATAAAATCGTCTTCAACTGCAAATGACCACAGAGCAACTCACTTTAACTTACCCCATAGAAAAACTGACCTGGAACTGGCAAGGGCATCAAATTCAATACACAGCGATGGGAAGCGGACAACCTTTGATGTTAATTCATGGGTTTGGGGCTTCGATCGGTCATTGGCGTAAAAATATCCCCGTTTTAGCCGAAAAAGGCTATCGTGTGTTTGCCTTAGATTTATTGGGGTTTGGGAATTCCGATAAACCAATATTAAATTATACCATAGAATTATGGCAACAACAAATTAGGGATTTTTGGGCAGAGCAAATTCAAAAACCAACAGTTTTTGTGGGTAACTCTATTGGGGGGTTACTAACATTAATGCTGATGACAGATTATCCTGAAATGATTGCCGGGGGAGTTTTAATTAATTGTGCCGGCGGGCTTAATCACCGTCCTGATGAGTTAAATTTTCCTTTAAGATTTATCATGGGGACATTTACTAAATTGGTGAGTTCTCCTGTAAGCGGTAAATTTATTTTTAATCGCATTCGTCAAAAAAATCGCATTCGGAACACCCTTTATCAAGTTTATCGGGATAGAAAAGCGGTGACAGATGAATTAGTAGAAATGTTGTATCAACCTTCTTGTGATCCTAATGCTCAAGAAGTTTTTGCATCTGTATTAACTGCACCAGCAGGCCCTAAACCGACAGATTTACTCCCTAAAATAGAGCATCCTTTATTAGTTTTATGGGGAGATAAAGATCCTTGGACTCCTATAAAAGGGTCAAAAATTTATCAAGAA belongs to Gloeothece citriformis PCC 7424 and includes:
- a CDS encoding phycobilisome protein; amino-acid sequence: MLTKLTTLAQQADGRYADSNQLQFLHDYFSVASVRLSAYEKIRAAHEEIIQQVRQSVNKTHPNLFLQNSKDLWGVCHRDMSYILRYVSTVVLIDDLEQLKTFLVWHSKIMKAFRDQYPSQIAYSLMEKIVTQLLTPEESTLVKPAFQLVGGFLQ
- a CDS encoding alpha/beta fold hydrolase — translated: MTTEQLTLTYPIEKLTWNWQGHQIQYTAMGSGQPLMLIHGFGASIGHWRKNIPVLAEKGYRVFALDLLGFGNSDKPILNYTIELWQQQIRDFWAEQIQKPTVFVGNSIGGLLTLMLMTDYPEMIAGGVLINCAGGLNHRPDELNFPLRFIMGTFTKLVSSPVSGKFIFNRIRQKNRIRNTLYQVYRDRKAVTDELVEMLYQPSCDPNAQEVFASVLTAPAGPKPTDLLPKIEHPLLVLWGDKDPWTPIKGSKIYQERAKQGLKTEFYPIPNAGHCPHDENPEMVNQLILEWLGKSMDNG